A single Halarcobacter anaerophilus DNA region contains:
- a CDS encoding M14 family metallopeptidase, with product MKKTTEIFTSRLPVGEKLTIKRTRFKPKEKKEKKLKRISIVSGIHGDELEGQLVIYSLAKWLNENIDKLNAIVDIYPAVNPLGIDTITRSFPNYDIDLNRAFPGGEDEFLPGQVVHALTEDIKGSDIAIDIHSSNIFLREIPQIRINKLFSKETLPLAKELNCDFIWIHDAVTVLEATFSHTLNSLGTKTLVVEMGVGMRLTKEYSKQLLTGILNLMQKQNMIVTDEKFEVRTPFSSQIGDVFYINAPKSGLFVPSLDHCEIIKKNEKIGEIVSPLSGEVLSELFAPNGGILFTLREYPVVYEGSLLARIFGEKSEKN from the coding sequence ATGAAAAAAACAACTGAAATTTTTACCTCACGACTTCCCGTGGGGGAAAAACTGACAATAAAAAGAACAAGGTTCAAACCTAAAGAAAAAAAAGAGAAGAAATTAAAAAGAATCTCTATTGTAAGCGGAATTCACGGAGATGAACTTGAAGGACAGCTTGTAATATATTCATTGGCAAAATGGTTGAATGAAAATATTGACAAATTAAATGCCATAGTTGATATTTATCCTGCTGTTAATCCTTTGGGAATAGATACCATTACAAGAAGTTTTCCTAATTATGATATAGATTTAAACAGGGCTTTCCCGGGCGGAGAAGATGAATTTTTACCCGGTCAGGTAGTTCATGCATTAACAGAAGATATAAAAGGCAGCGATATTGCTATTGATATTCACTCAAGCAATATTTTTTTAAGAGAAATCCCCCAAATAAGAATAAATAAACTATTTTCAAAAGAGACTCTGCCTTTGGCAAAAGAGTTAAATTGTGATTTTATTTGGATACATGATGCCGTAACGGTTTTAGAAGCTACTTTTTCTCATACTTTAAACTCTCTTGGAACAAAAACTTTGGTTGTAGAGATGGGTGTGGGAATGAGACTTACAAAAGAGTATTCAAAACAGTTGCTTACGGGTATTTTAAATTTAATGCAAAAACAGAATATGATAGTTACGGATGAAAAATTTGAGGTTAGAACTCCTTTCTCATCCCAAATAGGGGATGTCTTTTATATAAATGCACCCAAAAGCGGACTTTTCGTTCCCTCTTTGGATCATTGTGAAATAATTAAAAAAAATGAGAAAATAGGTGAAATAGTAAGTCCTTTAAGCGGAGAAGTTTTAAGCGAACTCTTTGCTCCAAACGGAGGAATTCTTTTCACATTAAGAGAGTATCCTGTCGTATATGAAGGCTCTTTATTAGCTAGAATTTTTGGAGAAAAAAGTGAAAAAAATTGA
- a CDS encoding alpha-E domain-containing protein, translating to MEQLLTANVANGLYWLGRYLERIESTLNEIIITFDDIIDVDKTSGKKLFKRLDIDIKYKNANDFLSQAVFGDHEANIYTLISYIRENAIICRAYLDLNAFGSIIEFSETLKQANNDNFVIDCSFVEKMSSRVSEIWGELTRKQERNTSDYFIRLGKLVEKVDFHLRLKRDKSFSLVIMDEIDIIVSRLNPEAQFVVHGERESYDTILNSINSKIDKIIVTQQ from the coding sequence ATGGAACAATTATTAACGGCAAATGTTGCAAACGGTCTTTATTGGCTAGGTAGATATTTAGAAAGAATCGAATCAACCTTAAATGAAATTATAATTACTTTTGATGATATTATTGATGTGGATAAAACCTCAGGTAAAAAACTTTTTAAAAGATTGGATATTGATATTAAATATAAAAATGCAAATGACTTTTTATCTCAGGCGGTTTTTGGAGATCATGAAGCAAATATCTATACTTTGATAAGTTATATAAGAGAAAATGCCATTATCTGTAGAGCCTATTTAGATTTAAATGCTTTTGGTTCTATAATCGAGTTTTCGGAAACATTGAAACAAGCAAATAACGATAACTTTGTTATAGATTGCTCTTTTGTTGAAAAAATGTCTTCAAGGGTTAGTGAAATCTGGGGAGAACTGACAAGAAAACAAGAGAGAAATACGAGTGACTACTTTATAAGGCTTGGAAAGCTTGTCGAAAAAGTGGATTTTCATTTAAGATTAAAAAGAGATAAGAGCTTTTCTCTTGTAATTATGGATGAAATAGATATTATAGTTTCAAGACTTAATCCCGAAGCGCAATTTGTTGTTCACGGAGAGAGAGAATCTTATGATACAATACTAAATTCAATAAATTCAAAAATAGATAAAATAATAGTTACACAACAATGA